The Apium graveolens cultivar Ventura chromosome 10, ASM990537v1, whole genome shotgun sequence nucleotide sequence GGCAGATTTTACAAGTCAGTACAAGATTTGTAACTATAACTACATCCCCGCGGCCTCTCCTGAGCCTTATGTGCCTCCTGCCCAGCCCGAGCTTGAGGGTGAAATCATTTTTAAGAGGCAGATCATTCCTGATGGGGAGGAGAGCTCAACTACAAAGGAGGAGGTTAAGGTGCTCGCTTGCCGCGACCTTCCCACCTCGCTGACTCAAAAACATCTGGCCGAGCACATTGAGCAATTCCAGCTCGAGGGCCATGTTGCCCTGCCCATGCCTCATATGAGGTGCTATAGATTTAACCATCCGGAGAATGGAGGCAGGGTGCCTCGCATGGTCCTTTCCACCTTCCTACTAAGGCTAGGAATCTCCTCACCCCTCCATCCCTTCATCAAAGATATTTGCGAGCACTACCAGCTCGCACCCCTTCAGATCAACCCGAATGGATACAGGGCCGCCCTCGCGTTGTACATCATGTATAGCAAATATGGATTTCCTCCTCTCACAGCGAGGCAACTCGGCTACTTCCTTAACCTGAAGCATTCCCCCAATGATTTCGGGTACTTCTACTTTTCTGTCTGGCCGTGCTTCAACAAAAAGAACCTCATCCATAACGGGCCGAACAACTCAGGGAAGTGGAAGAGCCCCTATTTCTACATCCACGAGGTGCCTCAAGTCCAGACTCATTTTTATTACAATCCATGTAAGTCTTCCCTGGTCGCTCTCGTCTTTTTCTACCATAATTCCTTCCTTTAACAAGAATTATTTTCTTCATCTCCAGCCACCCCACCTCGCACTGTCCTTGTGGGGCAAGAAAAAATAAATGCGGACAGCCTTCTAAATCTTCCTAAGGCGGACAGGGATATTCGAAAGCTCATAACGACCTCGAACCTGGTCGCGTGTGGGTTTTTGAAGGAAGGAGTGAGGCTGACTCCTCAAAAGAAGAAACCTAAGAAGAGAGCCAGAAAGGTAAAAATATCAGGCCGCATATGCGACCCTGTCTGCTCGCATGCGCGAGCTCACATGCTCGCTCGCGTGTCACCTCACATCTTCACCTCGCATTGCACTTTATTTTTCTGCATTTATCTCCTGCTCGCATTACTTCTTTCCATTGTATTTTATTGTGACTAATATATCACTTCATTATTTTCtttttcagaaatggccatctCTCCTATCCCCTTCATGGAAGAGGCCGAGCAGGCTGCGGCCTCGGGCCCAGTTCAGCCCTCGGCTGCGATCACAAGGGCTCGCTCTCAGGCCAATCCTCCAGCCCGCATGACTACTCTCTCTGAGCATCTCAATGATTCAGGGCCTTCTCCTCGGCTGAAAAGGCATAGAGGCCATAAGGAGGGAAAAAATGGCGAGCCTGAGCCAAAGAAGGGCTTAGCCTTTGATTGCAGTCcttggcttataatccacctcCAACTGGCCGAGCTCAACCGTCCATTTCAACATTCAACCAGAAGACTCTGGTTTATGCATCACTTGTCTGAGGGGGTAGGAGGTTCGCACTTCTATCTTGTGCTCCTGAAAATAGGGCCTGAGCTTTCGGGAAGCCAGGATCAGAGCATATACTAACTTCTCGAGGCCTGTGTACCGAGTCTCGGCGTCTGCTTACCTTTTACTCACGTAATATATCGGGAACTGGATACCATCCTCCTCTCGAGCTAATACCACACTTACTGCAAAGTCAGAGATGACCAAGTATAGGACCAGAGTCTCTCCTGCCTCTGGGTTGGACAACATTGGAGGGCTGCTGAGATGTTTCTTTATGTTCTGAAAGGCTTCCTCACATTCTTTTGTCCATTCAAAATTCTTCCCCACTCCTTTAATCGCCTTGAAGAACTCCTGACATTTGTCGGAAGACTTTGAGACGAAACGGTTTAAGGCAGCCACTCGCCCCGTTAAGCTTTGGACGTCCTTCACTCATCGGGGGGATTTCATCTCGAGTAGGGCTCGTATCTtggcggggttggcctcaatgccCCCATGGTTGACAATAAACCCCAAAAACTTCCCCGATTCGATCCCAAACACACACTTATGGGGGTTGAGCTTCATCCTGTACTCCCTTAGGATCTGGAACATTTCTTCTAGGTGGCGGACATGATCCCTTGCTTCTTTTGACTTCACAAGCATGTCATCTACATAGGCCTCCATAGTCTTCCCCAACTGATATTTGAACATCTTATTCACCAGCCTCTGATAAGTTGCCCCCGTATTTAAGGAGCCCGAAGGGCATCCCGATGTAACAGTAGAGGCCCCGATCAGTTATGAAGGAGGTGTGTTCTTGATCTGGCCCATACATGAGGATCTGGTTATATCTCGAATAAGCATCCATAAAGTTAAGCAATGCATGCCCAGCCGTGGAATCAACCAGCTGGTCGATTTGGGGCAGAGGAAAACTATCCTTCGGGCAAGCTTTGTTCCAGGTCGGTGAAGTCTACGCATGTCCTCCACTTGCCATTGGGCTTCTTGACAAGCACGGGGTTGGCAAGCCACATGGGGTAGAAGGCTTCCCTTACAAGCCCTTCCTCTATTAGTCTATCCACTTCTTCTCTGAGGGCCTCTGCCCTCTCTCCACTAATCGGCCGTCTCTTCTGTCTAACGCCCTTCTTTTTCGGGTCCAAGTTGAGCCGGTGGCACATGAAATTTGGGTCAATCCCTATCATATCAgagtgtgaccatgcaaagacatccaaattCTCCCTAGGAAGCGGGCTAGATCCTCCCTCAAGTCAGGACTTAGGTTAGAGCCTATTCGGAGCACCTTGGAGGGATCATTTGGGTCTACCAAGATCGGGATTGTATCCTCTGCAGCTCCAGCCCTCTCAACCATTGGGGGCATTCTTGGGTCTAAGTCTACTCGAGCCTCACTAGATTCTCCCACTTCCGTGATTGTCAAACCCTCCGTATCCTCGAGCTCAGGCTAGTGAGCTCGGGCCGGATTTATCAAGTGTTCAGAGGTCGTAGTGATAGTGCGAGTGATTCCGTCAGGCAGATCCATAGTTATTGTTGTTTCTTCGCGTGCCCACTTCCCTTTCCTAAGTCTTGCAGCGATTTGTTCTGAgctctcttcttcatcacttgcCTCTTCCACAATTCCCTCTTGTACCAACATGATGGGCTGAGAGGCTTCCATTAGCAAGGCCCCTGGGCGCGGTTCCACCTGAATCCCCATGTGCTCGAAATAGTTCTCGGGCAATTCCTCGATTGAAATCAGGTTACAAGTCTCGTGTCCCTCGGGACGTACTCTCCTCCTGCCCTCAGCCTCTTCCATGAGGACATCGCCTCCACCTGCCTCGACCATCTCCTTTGATGCACTTCCTGACTCAGCCGCCCTGAGTGCTTGGTTGTAGCAGACCCTTGATTCGTATTGACAGCTCTTCAAGAGGCCTACCCCTGTGGAGGTTTGGAATTTTATCGTCATATGATGgatcgaggtcaccatcctcattgccctcataAGGGGCCTGCCCACTATAACATTGTAGGCACAAGGCTGGTCTACAACCGTAAACATTGCGTCTGTACCGGGAGCCGAATTGTCCCTTTTACTCCGATCGAGTTCCCCGTGAACCCGTATAGGTGTCCACCTGTCGAGGTTAATTCTCTATCCAGTAATTCCAGCTTCTTGTAGGCATCATAAGTCAAAACGTCTGCCGAGCTCCCGGTGTCTACCATTGCTTGGTGAACATTCACCAtcccaatcttcatttttatAACCAGGGTATCTGTATGAGGGTAATGCACCCATTTGGCATCGTTCTCCCTAAACACGATGTCATCGGCCTCCCTTTCAAAGAGCTCCGGGGGCCTTTGGCTCAGGTGGCTGACGTTGGTGATGTGCTTTGCTTCCCGGGCATATCTGTCCATTGCCTTCCGGCTGTCTCCACCAATgtgagacccgcctagaataatatgaatgCTACCAGCCCGATGCACCCTCTCTTTGTCTTCTGGGGGTGGAGGAGGGACGGTATGAGCTTTCGAACCTCCTGGACAACCCACTCTGTAAGCTTTCCCTGTTAATGTCTCGATCTCATCCTTCAATTGCCTACAATCAGCTGTATCGTGTCCCGTTGTCTCATGGTATGCACAATACTTCAAAGTGTCCCTCTTATTATAGTCTGTGAGAGGGGTTGCCTTTCTGAATACCCCCTTCCCAGCATAGGTAGCATATATGTGGTCAACAAAGGCTACCGGGGGTGTGTGTGTCTGCCATTTGCTTGTATAAGGTCTCCCCGAATCTTTGTTCATCTCTTTACCTCGGGCAGACTTTTTGGGGCTTGAGCTACGCCGATATGTCTTCCTCCTCTCGTCAGGGCTCGAGGATCGGTCCCTCTTGTCTCGATAGCTCTCGCTGATTTTCAGCTCTCTCATCGACTTCTCTACCCTCTTAAAGGGTTCATCTTGCTCATAGAACTCGGCCAAGGTTCTTGGCTCACTTGCTTGGAGGCTCTTCCAGAATTTCGATCCTTCTTTCAACCCTACTATCAAGAAATTCTTGATGGTCTCCTCACTGGCCCCCCTCACCTTGGGAACATCGGCGTTGAACCGACGAAAGTACTCTGCCAGGGGCTCCCCCTCCCTTTGCTTGATGTTGGTTAACGTGGCCACAAGAGGTGAGTAGTGAAGGGTGGACTAAAATTGTCTGACGAATAAGTCCTCCAGTTGTCTCCACGTCCTTATGCTAGCCGGTCCCAACTTTgagaaccattgttgggcactacCTCTGAGTGATGACGTGAAGAGTCTGCAGGGGGTCATCTCCGGCACCTGATAGACTTCCATCTCAGTGTTAAATTGTATAAGGTACTCTGCCGGGTCGGCTTCGCCGTTGAATAGACAGGTCGGGGTTGTGCCTAAATACCCGAGGTAGGGGGGATGATCGGATAGCAGCCGTAAACGGAGAGGGGGCAGCCGAGGCCGGGGGCCCTCTCTTCTCTCACTCCATCTCATCTAAGATCCTTCTCAGGTCCCTTACTCTAACAACTTCTCCTTCTCTGTCATCACCCGTGTTACTCGAATGGTGTGAGCCCTGAGGTCGTTCGCGGTATCCCCCTCCTCTCGTTCGCACTTGTCACTCCTCTTCACGATTGTCTCTGCGACTGCGTCGCTCCTCCCTCCTGGGCGAGGTGTGTTGACTTTTTTTTGGTGGAGTCGCCTCGCGCTCTCTTTTTGAGCCTCTCTGATCTACGGATTccttttcttctctctctctcttgcagTTCTCTAACTTAAGTCTGAGGTCGTGCTCGCTTAGCTTTTTACCCACTCGGTCTAGCACGCTAGTCGACCTTGCCTCAGATGAAGCTGGCTTCTCCCCCGATTTCGTAGAGATCTGGCTGCCCTGCTCATCATGACCTTGGGGTATGTCTTTCTCTCTTTGCGATCTCTCTTTCCTCTGCTTAGTGTCAGTTGCCGCATCATCAAAATCGTGGATCAGCCTCTTTTGAGGACCTTTGCCCTTCCAGCTACGCTGGGAGACCTTGAGGTGGCGCACCTTACGCTTGGCATTCTGGACCGAGCTTCTCTCTACCCTTGACATTTGGGCGTTGCTCTGATTCATCTGATCGGCTAGCCCTTCGAGATACGTCATAACCGCCTCCCCATCCACGGTTGCGATTGGTGGAGGTGGCGCCTGATTCTCTGGGGGCATATGCTCGACCTTGTTCTGGTCCTTCTTCTTGCCTCCGCTTCCTGGTGTCGCCGCCTTCTTGCTTTCTTTGGTCATCTTTCTCCCTAAGATGAatacccctccttctagcgccaattcttatagggagaatttcgtataacagtgttgtggaggttaatgggcgaaacaaggatcaaggacggtgtttgagggcggaggaaggttatgtatggtggtggctgagcttgtatgttgactccttaaTAAAGAATAGGGTTTattattctctatcaagtgtcgactcatgtctcatacaagtgcctacatatcctatttatagggatcaagcctcacgtagttcttggggaacaagtcacataggctagggttagggttctccaacccgtgcagcccaagcccatgataaagtcaggccttcatccaattagtcacgtaaatctcaaccggctccacacgcttcctacaatctcgcggcatctccgcatttCTTCCCATAATGGTAAGAATAACCCATGTCggccccgaaatctacgagcaactcagtcatctatgagtcactttccatgttacACACAAAGTCCTTTGATGCGGgccggcctggtcacctcggcccgcaccgccttccttTTCAATTAATAAATTCAATGTTATCTCTGTTTTTATAAGATATGGGCTCATGGGCTCAGCCCGCAtgtgggcacctgagcccagcCCGCGTTTGGGCACctaagcccacctcgcatgaCGTCATCTGAGCCCACCTCGCATGTGGACACCTAAGCCCACCTCGCATGTGGACACCAGACGGCAAGTGTGAGCCTTCCTTAAAAGCGTGAGCCCAACTCGTATGTCACgaacccagctcgcatgtcacgagcccagctcgcatgtcatgagcccagcCCGCATGCGCTGGCCCAAGTCATATTAATCCATGGTTCTATCCCACACGCGAGAGTCCGGCTATTCAGTGCACCTACaaggacctgtttagggcccatgtccgaaagcgggcataacaaaACTATAAGAATCGCTTTGAATCACAAGGCTAATTATTCTACAAACAAAAAGAAATTTGATACCCATAAAGCACAAGTATAGTTTATAGCTGATAAGATAATCTAGTAACAGTTAAAGGAAGATAATCTAGTAACCGTCAAATGAatataatctagtaactgatATAATATGTATTTATATTAGGCCATGTTGTAATTACTTTTATGAAAAATAGTTCATCACAGTGGTTAATTGAATTTGGTAGTTCATTAGTTATAAAATGGTGGTTCTAATCGGTAGATTTCACAAAATAAGAAAGCAAAAATAATGTCTTAAtaattttgtttatttattaTAATCATCTACTctagtttaaattttaaattattattaatgGTTTCTTATTGGTGGTTTATTCTTTACAGTTTCTTTTTTTATGTCAATTAGGTTATGTAGAACGATGGCTACTTATCACTTTCTTTTTAAGTTTTTGTAAAATTTATTATACACTCTTTGTTTTTTCCTGAAtctttttttttgaattaatattattgACGTGTATTGTGTAATTTTAAAATCTAAAGGAATCTATCAATGGCAATCAATCTGATATTCCCAGTGAGAAACTATTTGCGATCTCTAATGTCTTGCCAAGGGGTGATCTGGGTTGTACACACTTGTGGTTGCAGATCAGAGTCCCGTTAGGGTAAGCCATCCTTGGTTTTCACTTCAGAGCATAACACTCTCTATGGTAATTTCCAAATTACCAAAGTTAAGCTACAATATGTGGACCTAAAAATGTCTTAAAACTATATACCTTACCACAATCTATGTTTGTATAATCGTCAAGCGTGCAATCAGGTATTTACTactatattattattaatatttctAGGGCAACCTGAATATGGTTGTATGCTAAAATGACAGACTTCCAGTGAAATATCTAAGGTCGATAACTTCTATATTGGTTATTTTAGGGTTGAAAAATTGGTTGGGTGTGTTTCAAGTATTTACTTTTGAGGCTTGAAACATACCATTTGATGCCTGCCTAGTAAATTATTGTAAATGTGACACAaccttgaaatataaaattgcGATATAACATGTGCCTTATAGATAAGGAGTTGGTGGTAAATATTATATCAATCCATGTCAAGTGCGACATTGTACCTTATTTTGTAAATCAAAAACTGCAATACCAACTATTTTTGAGCTTGTCTTAAAGTAATTTTAATTAGTAAAATTACTTGATATGCATTGGGGGGTTTAGTATATAATGATCCCTGCAATACTGTTTGGAATTCTGTCAATATAAATCGATTCAGAGATTGTGTGTATATATTTAGGTATTTGATTGTTTTTTACTATTTTTTCTACAGATTTCATATTCCAGGAGATCCAGGTGTGTTTTAGTGTTTAAATTTAAACGAGTAATGTGTTTACGAGATGATATTTTAAGAAGTTGTAATTAGTTTTTTTTTGGCTTTGATTTTTGGTACTCTTACTCTCCTTCATCATACAAGAGGTATAAAAGATCAGTTTCAGTTGTACACCCTCAATGGCTCggataaatccaaatttaaaCATCAAccttgttgtgcaagacatacctgtacataacaagactaagtcatcttgataaccctaaggataagttgtatgataatctaattttgtattctgtaattatatttcttgagtctgtaaaaatgttaagtagattagactggaggatttttctatgaataatcatcaagctaaggaataaaatctataagtaaataaataaagatCTTGAAAGTATAAGTGTACATAAAATCAGCAGTATCAAGATTCTTGTCTTTGACAAGATAAACTACACCTTATGGGAAAAGAAGATGATGGTATTAATCAGAATGGCCAATTCAATGTACATTGGAATTTTTAGGCATGGACAATTTTTTCCTATGAAAAGGATTCCTGAATCAATAGAAGGAAACATGGTCATTCTTGCACACTTTGGTCCTAAATATCCATCTACCTATACTGAACGAGAGAAATAGCAGGTTGCACTTGACAGTGACTTACAATAAGGCACAAACAGATGATCCATATTCtttatgtgacaagtttgactgcatttcATGTAACATGAAAGTTATGACCAGTTGTTATAAGTTGAGAAAAGATCTTAAAGAAGTTAAATTTAGATTTGTGATTAAAGATGAAAATGCTGATCAAATTAAGAATAATATTCCTTTTGAATGTTCAAATCTACTGCAGATTCTGTGAAAAAGAAGAAAGTGctcaacactgcttgggtagctaaacacacttaaaactcatt carries:
- the LOC141690928 gene encoding uncharacterized protein LOC141690928, which produces MRELKISESYRDKRDRSSSPDERRKTYRRSSSPKKSARGKEMNKDSGRPYTSKWQTHTPPVAFVDHIYATYAGKGVFRKATPLTDYNKRDTLKYCAYHETTGHDTADCRQLKDEIETLTGKAYRVGCPGGSKAHTVPPPPPEDKERVHRAGSIHIILGGSHIGGDSRKAMDRYAREAKHITNVSHLSQRPPELFEREADDIVFRENDAKWVHYPHTDTLVIKMKIGMVNVHQAMVDTGSSADVLTYDAYKKLELLDRELTSTGGHLYGFTGNSIGVKGTIRLPVQTQCLRL